A window from uncultured Desulfobacter sp. encodes these proteins:
- a CDS encoding sigma 54-interacting transcriptional regulator: MTSSLTISPKMTALIDSMHNPVFVIDESGSLAWCNQPGEQIIGQSRVELLGRQLTDILKKSMLHNILKTGKSESVQKIAIGGKTYVSNRTPILMGKKIVGAMAVLQDISELEHISTELTATRNLSNELTAIIESSFDGIYVTDGQARTIRLNKAYEKLTGLRREELLGRTMHDLVAEGFFNESVTLKVLASRQPESLIQKVRSGKTYMVTGTPVFDKSGEISLVVTNVRDVTELHSLQRRMKNMESLQTQYLAELARLKNQAQAGDKHIVISKKMMDVHALALRLGKVDSTVLIQGESGVGKEVVADIIHSASPRKDKPIMKISCAAIPEQLLESELFGYAEGAFTGAKRSGRPGLFEMADKGTLLLDEIGEMPLGLQAKLLRVVQDKQCVRIGSSKPVCVDVRILAATNRDLTQMVARKEFRQDLFFRLNVVPVHIPPLRERKEAIPGFVQHFLKLLNDKYGYDKYFSPRAMDCLCDYDWPGNVRELKNLIERVVVVTHDRKISLESLPARMAQARITPRSSQYNQTTLKAAMDEFERAIISQVLAEQGSTRKAAQVLGVNQSTICRKAARHGIPCR; the protein is encoded by the coding sequence ATGACATCTTCCCTTACCATATCCCCTAAAATGACAGCGCTGATCGATTCCATGCACAATCCGGTGTTTGTGATTGATGAATCGGGCAGTCTGGCCTGGTGTAACCAGCCGGGGGAGCAGATTATCGGCCAGTCAAGGGTCGAGCTGCTCGGCAGACAGTTGACCGACATATTAAAAAAATCCATGCTGCACAATATTCTGAAAACCGGCAAATCGGAATCGGTTCAGAAAATTGCCATTGGGGGAAAAACCTATGTGTCCAATCGAACCCCCATTCTCATGGGCAAAAAGATTGTCGGGGCCATGGCCGTACTCCAGGACATCTCCGAGCTGGAACATATTTCAACCGAACTGACGGCGACCAGAAATCTGAGCAACGAGCTTACCGCCATCATTGAATCTTCTTTTGACGGCATCTATGTCACGGACGGGCAGGCGCGAACCATACGGCTGAACAAGGCCTATGAGAAACTCACCGGCCTTCGGCGTGAAGAGCTTTTAGGCCGGACCATGCATGATCTTGTGGCCGAAGGTTTTTTCAACGAATCCGTGACCCTGAAGGTGCTTGCATCCCGGCAGCCCGAATCTTTGATCCAGAAGGTTCGATCCGGAAAAACCTATATGGTTACAGGCACCCCGGTGTTTGATAAATCCGGAGAGATCAGCCTGGTGGTCACCAATGTAAGGGATGTAACCGAACTGCACAGCCTGCAGCGGCGCATGAAAAATATGGAGTCGCTGCAAACCCAGTACCTGGCTGAATTGGCCCGGCTGAAGAACCAGGCCCAGGCCGGTGACAAGCATATTGTCATTTCAAAAAAAATGATGGATGTGCATGCATTGGCCCTGCGCCTGGGCAAAGTGGATTCCACCGTATTAATCCAGGGGGAATCCGGGGTGGGCAAAGAGGTGGTGGCGGACATCATCCATTCGGCCAGCCCAAGAAAAGACAAACCCATAATGAAAATCAGCTGCGCGGCCATCCCCGAACAGCTGTTGGAATCCGAGCTGTTCGGGTACGCCGAAGGGGCGTTTACCGGAGCCAAACGATCGGGGCGGCCCGGGCTGTTTGAGATGGCGGACAAGGGTACCTTGCTACTGGACGAGATCGGCGAGATGCCTTTGGGCCTGCAGGCCAAACTGCTGCGGGTGGTCCAGGACAAACAGTGTGTCCGCATCGGCAGCAGCAAACCGGTGTGCGTGGATGTCCGAATCCTTGCCGCCACCAACCGGGATCTGACCCAGATGGTGGCCCGCAAAGAGTTTCGACAGGATCTGTTTTTCAGGCTCAATGTGGTACCTGTTCATATCCCGCCTCTTCGCGAACGAAAAGAGGCGATCCCCGGGTTTGTGCAGCACTTTTTAAAGCTGCTCAATGACAAATACGGTTACGACAAATATTTTTCCCCCCGGGCCATGGATTGCCTGTGTGATTATGACTGGCCAGGAAATGTCCGGGAACTCAAAAATCTCATCGAACGGGTGGTGGTGGTGACCCATGACCGGAAGATTTCCCTGGAGAGTCTGCCGGCCCGGATGGCCCAGGCCCGAATAACGCCCCGCTCATCCCAGTACAACCAAACCACCCTTAAGGCTGCCATGGATGAATTTGAACGAGCGATTATCTCCCAGGTACTTGCCGAACAGGGCAGCACACGAAAGGCGGCCCAGGTACTTGGGGTTAACCAGTCCACCATCTGCCGCAAAGCGGCGCGACACGGCATTCCATGCCGATAG
- a CDS encoding 4-hydroxyphenylacetate 3-hydroxylase family protein — MNAKQYEESLRKLNLNVYMFGKKIDNVVDDPIIRPSMNAVAATYEFSLMPEYEYLLTATSHLTGKTINRFCHIHQNTEDLVKKTKMGRLIGSLTGCCFQRCVGMDAINALSMTTYDIDAKYDTQYYARFNKYLAYVQENDLTCDGAMTDPKGDRSLPPHKQTDPDMFMRVVEETDDGIIVRGAKAHQTGAVNSHEIIVMPTISMREEDKDYAISFALPSDAEGITYIMGRQSCDTRKLESGQMDRGNRIYGGHEALVVFDNVFVPWERVFMCREYEFAGQLVEQFASYHRQSYACKAGVGDVLIGAAQVAAEYNGAHKASHIKDKIIEMNHLNETLFCGSVACAAQGHKEPSGTYLVDTLLANVCKQNVTRFPYEIARLAQDIAGGLMVTLPSEEDLRSETVGPLMEKYFKGNADVPTEDRMKILRLIENLTLGTAAVGYLTESMHGAGSPQAQRIMIARQTNMEAKKKVAKKLCGIDPE, encoded by the coding sequence ATGAATGCAAAACAGTACGAAGAGAGTCTAAGAAAACTGAATCTAAACGTCTATATGTTCGGAAAAAAAATAGACAATGTGGTGGATGACCCCATCATACGGCCCTCAATGAACGCTGTGGCCGCCACCTATGAATTCTCCTTGATGCCAGAGTATGAATATCTTCTCACGGCCACGTCCCATCTGACCGGAAAAACCATCAACCGGTTCTGCCACATTCACCAGAACACCGAAGATCTTGTGAAAAAAACAAAAATGGGCCGGCTTATTGGCTCTCTTACCGGTTGCTGTTTCCAGCGCTGTGTGGGCATGGATGCCATCAATGCCCTCTCCATGACCACCTATGATATTGATGCCAAATATGACACTCAATATTATGCTCGATTCAATAAATACCTGGCCTATGTCCAGGAAAACGATCTCACCTGTGACGGTGCCATGACCGACCCCAAGGGCGACCGGTCTCTGCCGCCCCACAAACAGACAGATCCTGATATGTTCATGCGCGTGGTGGAAGAGACCGACGACGGAATTATAGTCCGGGGCGCCAAAGCCCATCAGACCGGGGCGGTCAATTCCCATGAAATCATTGTGATGCCCACCATCTCCATGCGCGAAGAGGACAAAGACTATGCCATCTCCTTTGCCCTTCCCAGTGACGCCGAAGGGATCACCTACATTATGGGCCGCCAGTCCTGTGACACAAGGAAACTGGAATCAGGTCAGATGGACCGGGGCAACCGGATCTACGGCGGCCATGAAGCCCTGGTTGTGTTTGACAATGTATTTGTGCCCTGGGAACGGGTCTTCATGTGCCGTGAGTATGAATTTGCAGGGCAACTGGTTGAACAGTTTGCCTCCTACCACCGCCAGAGCTATGCCTGCAAAGCAGGCGTCGGCGATGTGCTGATCGGTGCGGCCCAGGTGGCGGCCGAATACAACGGCGCCCATAAAGCCTCCCACATCAAAGACAAAATCATTGAGATGAACCATCTCAATGAAACCCTGTTCTGCGGATCTGTGGCCTGTGCGGCCCAGGGTCACAAAGAACCTTCCGGCACCTATCTTGTGGATACCCTGCTGGCCAATGTCTGCAAGCAGAACGTCACCCGTTTCCCCTATGAAATTGCACGCCTTGCCCAGGATATTGCCGGCGGTCTGATGGTCACCCTGCCCTCGGAAGAAGATCTTCGTTCCGAAACAGTGGGGCCGTTGATGGAAAAATATTTCAAAGGCAACGCCGATGTGCCCACCGAAGACCGGATGAAAATTTTGCGGCTTATTGAAAACCTGACCTTAGGCACAGCGGCGGTCGGGTATCTGACCGAATCCATGCACGGCGCAGGCTCTCCCCAGGCCCAGCGGATCATGATTGCCCGCCAGACCAATATGGAAGCCAAGAAAAAAGTGGCCAAGAAATTGTGCGGCATTGACCCTGAGTAA
- a CDS encoding acetyl-CoA hydrolase/transferase C-terminal domain-containing protein — protein sequence MNWKDYYREKTVRADQAAGMVKSGDRLVAGHATGSPETLLEALVANSSHLEDVEIVHMVSMGKSLYCQPEHHKAFRHNSLFAGGATRALIAQGKADYTPCFFKDIPGLFKNGMLPVDVAMITVSPPDKSGNVSLGVSVDYTLQAALSAKTVIAEVTPHMPSIPGTSFLHVSQIDAFVETDRHLIAMEPPAIGEVEKNIGANVAQLIQDGDCLQLGIGAIPDAVLTFLDDKKDLGIHSEMISDGVMHLAEKGVITCRKKNLHPYKIIITFAMGTPQFYQWLANNSMVEIYPVDYTNDPFVVAQNDNLVSINSAISVDLLGQVAADTLGTKQFSGVGGQVDFVRGAKASKGGRSIIAIPATAAKGKVSRIVPALAQGQAVTTSRNDVDYVVTEFGIAQLRGKTVRQRAKSLIEIAHPDFRDNLMGEFEALYLTTA from the coding sequence ATGAACTGGAAAGATTATTACCGGGAAAAGACCGTCAGAGCGGACCAGGCTGCAGGGATGGTTAAAAGCGGTGACCGCCTGGTGGCAGGTCACGCCACAGGCTCGCCCGAAACCCTGCTTGAAGCCCTGGTGGCCAACAGCAGCCATCTTGAGGATGTGGAGATCGTTCACATGGTTTCCATGGGCAAAAGTCTGTACTGCCAACCCGAACACCACAAGGCGTTCAGACACAACTCTCTGTTTGCAGGCGGTGCCACCCGGGCGCTCATTGCCCAGGGCAAGGCCGACTACACCCCGTGTTTTTTTAAAGATATCCCGGGCCTGTTTAAAAACGGGATGCTCCCGGTGGATGTTGCCATGATCACCGTTTCCCCGCCCGATAAATCAGGCAACGTCAGCCTCGGGGTCTCTGTGGACTATACGCTCCAGGCGGCATTGAGTGCCAAGACCGTCATTGCCGAAGTGACCCCGCATATGCCCTCAATCCCGGGGACATCATTTCTCCACGTCAGCCAGATTGACGCCTTTGTGGAAACCGACCGGCACCTGATTGCCATGGAGCCGCCTGCCATCGGCGAGGTGGAAAAAAATATCGGGGCCAATGTGGCACAACTGATCCAGGACGGGGACTGTCTTCAACTGGGTATCGGGGCCATTCCCGATGCGGTATTGACCTTTCTGGACGATAAAAAGGATTTAGGCATTCACTCGGAGATGATCTCGGACGGGGTGATGCACCTGGCGGAAAAAGGGGTGATCACCTGCCGGAAAAAAAATCTGCATCCGTATAAAATCATCATCACTTTTGCCATGGGAACGCCCCAATTTTACCAGTGGCTGGCCAACAACTCCATGGTTGAGATCTATCCGGTGGACTACACCAATGATCCCTTTGTGGTGGCCCAAAACGACAATCTGGTCAGCATAAATTCCGCCATCTCCGTGGACCTGCTCGGCCAGGTGGCCGCAGATACCCTGGGGACCAAACAGTTCAGCGGTGTGGGCGGCCAGGTGGATTTTGTCCGGGGCGCCAAAGCCTCCAAGGGCGGCAGATCCATCATTGCCATCCCGGCCACGGCAGCCAAGGGCAAAGTCTCCAGAATCGTTCCCGCCCTGGCCCAGGGCCAGGCCGTCACCACCTCCAGAAATGATGTGGATTATGTGGTGACGGAATTCGGCATTGCCCAGCTGCGTGGGAAGACCGTCCGCCAGCGGGCCAAATCCCTCATCGAAATTGCCCATCCTGATTTTAGAGACAATTTAATGGGCGAATTTGAAGCGCTCTATCTGACAACCGCCTAA
- a CDS encoding N-acyl homoserine lactonase family protein encodes MKLYFFEAGVLKSQKHFFTLNDGVGEQFDVPVPFMLIDHPKGKVLFDTGNALEVVNDKENHWGDILGAYDPVMSEEQWCVNAIEKVGVSAEDIDYVILSHLHLDHAGGVGHFPNARYIVQRDELHFAYVPAPYMKLAYIRKDFDKDVDWYILNGWQDDGFDLFGDGAIKIYFTPGHTPGHQSILVNLPENGPMFFAADACYTGQNLQDGTLPGLMWNAGETVRSVDRMRFFEQSQGVKVVTGHDPEAWKQVKQAPEFYS; translated from the coding sequence ATGAAGCTTTACTTTTTTGAAGCCGGAGTCCTGAAAAGCCAGAAACATTTTTTTACTTTGAATGACGGTGTGGGAGAGCAGTTTGATGTGCCCGTTCCTTTTATGCTCATTGACCATCCCAAAGGAAAGGTATTGTTTGATACGGGCAATGCCCTGGAAGTTGTGAATGACAAGGAGAACCACTGGGGGGATATTCTGGGCGCCTATGATCCGGTGATGAGTGAAGAACAATGGTGTGTGAACGCTATTGAAAAAGTGGGGGTATCCGCCGAGGACATTGACTATGTAATCCTGTCCCACCTTCATCTTGACCATGCCGGGGGTGTTGGGCATTTCCCCAACGCCAGATACATTGTCCAGCGCGATGAACTGCACTTTGCCTATGTGCCGGCCCCCTATATGAAACTTGCCTATATCAGAAAAGATTTTGACAAGGATGTGGACTGGTACATTCTCAACGGCTGGCAGGATGACGGGTTTGACCTGTTCGGCGACGGGGCGATCAAAATCTATTTTACCCCGGGACACACCCCCGGCCACCAGTCGATCCTGGTCAATCTGCCCGAAAACGGCCCCATGTTCTTTGCCGCAGACGCCTGTTACACCGGCCAAAATCTGCAGGACGGCACCCTGCCCGGCCTGATGTGGAATGCCGGAGAAACAGTCCGATCAGTGGACCGCATGCGTTTTTTTGAACAATCCCAGGGGGTCAAGGTGGTGACAGGTCATGATCCTGAAGCCTGGAAGCAGGTAAAGCAGGCGCCTGAATTCTATTCATAG